The DNA window CGGGACGAGCTGATGCCGCTGGAGTCGGCCTACCGCTACGGGCTGGACCAGTACAGCACGGAGAACTGGCCCGAGAGCGTCAGCTACCTGGAGGTCAGCATGCGGCTGTACCGCCTGCTGCGCGACAGCGAGGCGTTCTGCCACCGCAACTGCAGCGCCGCCGGGCAGCCGCCGCCCGCGTCCCCCGCATCCTCGGGCGCCGGGGCGGCGCTGGCGGAGCTGCGGCTCCTGGCCGGGGTGCTTCGGCGGGCGCAGTGCCTGCGGCGCTGCAAGCAGGGGCTGCCCGCCTTCCGACAGGCGCAGCCCGGCCGCGACCTCCTGGAGGACTTCCAGCGCCGCGAGCCCTACAAGTACCTGCAGTTCGCCTACTTCAAGGTGAGGACCCCCCACTCCCTCCttcatccctcctcctctcccctcccatctccctgccctgcctcctcTCCCCAACCCTCCGCCTCCgtcccagcctctcctccccagAGTCTCTCCAGGCCTGTCAATGTCGCGGTGGAGGGGGACGGAATGGTGTGTCTCTTCACGTGGCGTGTCCCAGCACGGTCTCGATGGATGCAAGTGCCTTGTGCACCCAATTCTGGAAAAGCCACCGCTCATGCCGACCTCTCGCCTGGCCCTCGGAGCAGGTTTCTCTGGGCCATAGCCTCATTCCCCATTGCTTCACATCAGTTTAGCTGCCAGTTGTAATCCACCTCACCTCCATTTCTCCCCTGCTCCTTGGTCAGGCCCCCAGTCCTTGCCCCCATCAGGCTGCCCATCATCTTCTCCTTGACAAACCTTTCAGTCCCTTCCACCCGCTCAGGTCGTGTAACTGACAGTGGGATCAGCATGTTCCTTGTCTTTTTCCCTGCTACCTGCCATCCAGCTTGCTCTTCACCAGTTTTTCACTGCTCATCCAGCATGTCCTCTAGATCAACCCTTCCAGTTCTTCCCTGACATCTGGCCACAGAAACCTGCCTCTGTGTCCTGTAGCTGTGTCGCTCCCGTCCCTGCTCCTCATCTTTCCATCTGCCTTACTTTCTAATCTTCTCTGGAACCTTTTTCAGACTCTTCATGTCACAGCTCTGCTATTGCAAGCGTTCTTCGCTACTTCCTGTCCCTCAGCGTGGCCACCTTCTCCACTGGTTCACATCTGGTCCAGTTCTTTCAAGTGCAGCAGCCCCCAACCTGTGACTTGCAGATAGCCTGATGCCTGCAAAACTCCAGTTTTGTTGCAACCGTGGGaaggaatgaaggaaaaacTGGCTGCTGAAATGGGACACTAATGCTAGCCCTGGAATGGTATTTACCTTTTACTCTTGGGTCAGCCAAGACTGGGGACACATACCTCCCTTGACAGATTTCATCCTATTTTTCTAGCTTCTTGTCATCTGTCCAGGATCTAATTGATTACTTTCTCCCTCCTTATCTTCATCTTCTGTTCTCTGTATCAAGGTCTGTCCCTTCTGCCATCCCCTCAGATACTGCAGTTACTCGCATTTCAAATGAACACAGCatctggggctggggggaggagaAAACAAGCTGAGCTCTAaggttgttttctcttttaggGATTCACTCCCAACATATCCCAGTATATATTATATAGGGTTGTTTGCCTGTGCATTCTTTTTGAGATTGCCAGTTGGAAGCACACATCTTCTGAACTGTTGCTGTGTCCTGTTTTTAGAAGTGCTGTTTTCTCAGCACTTTTTCCAAACAGATGGGGGGAAATGTGttcttttaaaaccaaaacagtatTCACATGCACAGCATCACACTGGTGTCATTCTGTGCATTGAAAGCCATCCCTAAGACCGTACAAAAAAGCTTAACTTGATGCATTAGAGCCTCTGCACACACTAAACAAAAGGTACCAAAGGTTTCTTTTGAATTACTGAGAGGGCAGGCATTCCTCAAATTCTCAAAGCCATATAAGGATACGAAAATTACATCACcacaaatgtttccttttcttgtcttAATTTAACTATCAGTTTCCCTCTTGTGGTACATACAAAGTTTGCAATGTACGGatcacagcaaaaagcagtGCTGCTTGCCATTTCTAATACAGCCAAGTAACTGACAGATAGGAGTGTGAGAGGGAAATTGGAGGAatccctccctctttctttaaactgtttttcaaTCAAGTTTGCAGTAGGTTTGAGCAGTGTAGTTTGATGTTTTTGCCTTAAATTGTCTTTCATATTGGATTGTAATCCAACTCTGAGCCTTTATTACTCAAGGAGTTGGGAATGGGCCTTTGGGACCTACAGACTGCTGCATCCAAAGGACTTTTTCCTGGCTGGTGGCTTCAGAGTAAGAAATGTCCCTTCCCCCACCCCTACACCCCTCCCCAACAGCATTTATAGTATAAGAAGAAGCGGGAGGGAAACGCTTTATGTCATTTTTTGGAGCGCCCGTGTGTTTATTCAGGTGGATTGCAGAGTGAAATTCTGCCACGTCTTAAGATTCTTGGAGTAgatgtttctgtgctgctgcttgctCCTCTGGAGGGAGCTTTCTCAGAGCCACTGAGTTCACTTAGGAATGTGTTTctacaaaacctttttttattttatttttaagaggtGAAAATTGAAACCAAGAGTGAATTATGAACTAAGTAAAAATGAGACCTGTCAGCCTGCCAAAGCAACAGGATCACAGCATACAGCACAAAAGAAATCAGGCATTTGACGAAAGTTCGGCTGAGATTTCCCTTTGTGTTTAGCACCATCTGGGCTGACTGGGAGCGTGTAGTTTTGGGACAACCAGGAAGGGCAGCTGGCAgtgtcccagcactgggacactCATAGCGGCACAGCAGCCATGGGTGGGTTGAAGTCTTTCTTCAGTGCAGTTGTCTCTTGGGTTTCTTCCTGAAATGAAGGGATACCTTTTATGGATGCAAACGGAAGAGTGCGTGTGCATACGTGTCTGTGATTCCTCCCTACGGTTTTAAACATACACTGCCCTAGGCTATTTCAGATGTGAGGTGGAGCTCAGCATCACCTACACATCAATACACTGAATGGGTTGGTGTGGATCTTGGCTTAGAAAAAAGGTTTTAACGTTTTACAAATACCCAAgacttttgctttctctctcacTCTTCCTAATTATCTGCCTATGCACTAtataatttatgaaaatatatatgtatatataaaataaaacccccatAAGTGCAGGCacacagaaatacatgtttGGTACATGCATTTACAAGTGAGAAATGTATACTTCGGAAAGTATATCCAGTTGAGAttaaagttactttaaaaatgagTACAGAAAATCACATAGTACATTAGGACACAATTATTGAGCAAGTCTCTGCAGTTTGCTCTTAACTTCATAACACCACCAGGAAGATGTATTATTGTAATATTGTCCTTTGTGCTGCTAGGCAAATAAGTGACATAAACACCATGTAAACGTGGTCAGTGATGACTCCTGCCCAATATCCATAGGTTGGCATTAGTACTTGCTGAGATTAATCCCACACAGGAGCAACATGTCAGCTTTATGAacaggggagggagaagggaaaaaaaaactaatttctttGACTCACAACCATCATCTGTGCTGTCTGCAACAATAAAAGacttctaaaatgaaaaaaattgttcatgGTGATGAAGCTAGGAGTAAAACTGAGAAGAATTATACCAGTTTTACTGTATGATTGTACCTGTTGAGACTATGTTTTCAGTATAACTAAGTTTGTGACTATAGAGACTATAGGAAAGTCATTGGCAAAAACTGGGAACATTTGAactattttgggttttttcccaattaACCTTTTTtaactccttcctcttctccctaTCCCTGTTTAGGCTAATAATCTTCCAAAAGCTATTGCAGCAGCTCACACATTTCTTCTGAAGCATCCAGATGATGAAATGATGCAAAGAAATATGGCCTACTATAAGAGCATACCTGATGCTGAGGAGCATATTAAAGACTTGGAGATAAAGCCTTATGAGGTAGGCTTTTTATTCAGAGTTTGGTCTTTTGGAACTGTTCTATTATTCCACTTACTGGGTGAGATTTGGGGATCTCATTTGCTTATGTGTTGTCAATTCTTactctcctttccctctttctgtcATCTCAGTTATCTCCATTCTGCCTTCTTGAAGCATTCAGTAATTCTCACCTGTCCTGCACTTCATTGTTCCATAAATGGATCACAGTAAATCACAGACAGTGACATACCTGAAAGCTACTACATGCACATCGCTATTGGAGCTAAGCAGGTGCATAGTTTTTCAAATTCATGAGTGCTGTAGCAGCACAGTTTAAAGTAACTCAGACATTTCGTGTTAAGATTCCATTGAAAATCTCTGTCACAACCTGTGCTTTAGATTCACACTGTTACTTCTGTCCAGCAGGCTTTTCTTTTGATCAGAAATGGAATTACATACTCTGTTCTCTAGAAAATACCTGATAAAATCCATTAGTCATCTGTATTTGTTGTCCTTATCTCACCTGGAGAATAGCTTATGTAGTCATCCAGAAATGCCAAGACATCATTTACTGCATTTGAATTCACACACCGCTTCCTACAGATCAGTTACTGCTGGTTTTCATTCCTGCCAATTTTTCAGAATCTCTTTGTCAGGGCTGTGAGAGCGTACAATGGTGACAACTGGAGAACATCCATCTCGGACATGGAACTGGCTCTTCCTGATTTCTTCAAAACCTATGATGACTGTATTGCAGCCTGTGAAGGCTCCCGAGAGATCACAGACTTTAAAGACTTCTATCTTTCCATTGCAGGTGAGTGATTAggagacagaaaggaaattacATTTCAGTTGGTCTGTAGGATTGACTACCCAGGTCCTGTTCCTGAGTTTGGGCCAATAGGATTTTATTAGATTCACTGAAAACTGCTTGAATTCTGGTTTGcgtttttgttctttttagtAACATAAGTGAGGGCTATCAGGAAATCAGAACAGAGTACTTGTATTAACATGGAAGTTCTGTGTCAGAATAACATGGATTTTTTAAGTGATAGTAACTGCCCCATCCAGGTAGCAATGGTTAATCCAGACAGGTCTCTTGGCCACCCTTTCAGTATCGATTTGGTTGCCTTTGAGGCTCGGTTGTTAAGCTACCTTTGAAGTC is part of the Chiroxiphia lanceolata isolate bChiLan1 chromosome 1, bChiLan1.pri, whole genome shotgun sequence genome and encodes:
- the CRTAP gene encoding cartilage-associated protein; translated protein: MWVAALAALLAAAGAQYERYSFRSFPRDELMPLESAYRYGLDQYSTENWPESVSYLEVSMRLYRLLRDSEAFCHRNCSAAGQPPPASPASSGAGAALAELRLLAGVLRRAQCLRRCKQGLPAFRQAQPGRDLLEDFQRREPYKYLQFAYFKANNLPKAIAAAHTFLLKHPDDEMMQRNMAYYKSIPDAEEHIKDLEIKPYENLFVRAVRAYNGDNWRTSISDMELALPDFFKTYDDCIAACEGSREITDFKDFYLSIADHYIEVLACKVQCESNLTPIIGGFVVEKFVATMYHYLQFAYYKLNDMKNAASCAASYLLFDEKDEVMKQNMVYYQYHKDKWGLKEEDFQPRSEAVRYHKITTLQLEMYEFAKEHLMDDDEGEVVEFLDELLEVDEKKES